The DNA sequence AGCTGATGTTAAGTTTGTGAACGAAGATATTGTAGATTTCGCCAATAGTCTTAAAAAAGAAGAAGGAAAAAATATTTGGGTAGTTGGCGGCGGAGAATTGTTACACACGTTTTTGAAAGAAGAATTACTCGATGAATTGTTTATCACAATTGCTCCTGCCATCATCGGAGATGGAATTCCATTATTTAAATCCGGCAATTATGAGCTGGACTTAAAACTTAAAGGGACCCGAACCTTTAACCAATTTGTTGAAATACATTACACAGTAAAAAAGTGAGCCAAGGGGACAGGTACCTTGGCTCATTTTGAGACTGGGCCACGGGACCTGTCCCCCTGGCATGTTTAAGGGGGAAAAATAATGGAAGTGAGAATGGAGTATTATGTTCTCGGGCTACTCACAATATCATTTATGTTTTTCAATATTGCTGCCTATTTCATGGGTGGTGTAAATGAGCCGTATAGAGACCTATTACTAACTATTGCCGTCGGTCATTTTGTGATGTCAAAACTGATTATAATTAAAAAGAAAGAATGAGCCACGGGACCTGTCCCCCTGGCTCATTCAAAGAAAGGAGTAGAGTAAATGAATCAAATGGGGGAGAGGTTTAAGACGGTAAAAGGCTCTGTTTTAGTAGGGATTTTCGCGAATAAGCTTGATACATACAAAGTAAATAATGACCTTGTACTTCACTCAGTTGAACCTTTACTTTACATTAGAAAAAAGAATTCTTCTGACATAAAGTATTGGAAAATTGGCTGGATGGAGGATAGCGCAGGTGATGACGTTCTATTACTTAAAGAACAGAACATCCCTGAAGCGATTAGATACGAACTAATAGATGCTCCGTATCAAAAACATATTATAATGGGTTCGAGTTTTTCAGTTCAGCCAAATTTAATATTAAATGTAAGTGGGTACGGTTTTAAGGAAAATAATAATGAAATCTTAACTTCCATTGTTTTAGAGCTTGAGGACGTGTTCATCTCTATTAATACAGGAGCCGTTATAGAAATTAAAATCACAGAAGAGGAACCGAATGATTTAGGCAGCAAAATTTTTACAACGTATCAATAAGCCAAGGGACCTGTCCCCCTGGCCTCGGTGGTTATGGCTCAGATCGGAGGTAAAGTTTATTGTTTACCAGAATTGGATTAGCTGTGTTGGGTCTAATAATCTTAGTAACAGTTTATAGGTTGATAGCCATTCAAGAGGGAGTTGACCAAACCTATTTATTACCGATGGGTTTTGAGGGATGCGTAGTTATTAATTACAATGTGAAGGGTGCAAGGCCACTAAAAATAGATAACAATGAAATTGTTTATAAGGTTCCTAAGAGTGGGGTTTTAAACACTTCTTCCCCATCTGATT is a window from the Bacillus infantis NRRL B-14911 genome containing:
- a CDS encoding dihydrofolate reductase family protein, whose product is MKNPRNIVLFIAQSLDGYIATKEDSLEWLFKVEGEGDNGYSEFYEEIDTIIMGKRTYDWIMKHEKGQFPYKNKDCYVFSRSQLEDTADVKFVNEDIVDFANSLKKEEGKNIWVVGGGELLHTFLKEELLDELFITIAPAIIGDGIPLFKSGNYELDLKLKGTRTFNQFVEIHYTVKK
- a CDS encoding DUF6843 domain-containing protein encodes the protein MFTRIGLAVLGLIILVTVYRLIAIQEGVDQTYLLPMGFEGCVVINYNVKGARPLKIDNNEIVYKVPKSGVLNTSSPSDFGWVNEQHSGGYQLRAFYVDGKGNKIKELHQEKIRFGANGAAQEEGKPERQYSYQIFGSEDIENKGCPALDR